Sequence from the Pradoshia eiseniae genome:
AACACACGGCCAATTCCGATTCTTCCTAAATAATCACTGTAATCAAGAAGGGCTACTTGGAATTGAAGTGGTTCTTCACGGTTATCGACTGGAGATGGAATGTTTTGAACGATTGATTCAAACAAGCATTCCATATTCTCTTCCTGATCAGCAGGATCTGGGCTTAATGATGCAGTTCCATTAATACCTGAAGCATAGATGACAGGGAATTCCAATTGGTCTTCTGTCGCGTCAAGTTCGATGAATAAATCAATAACCTCATCGACAACCTCCTCCGGTCTAGCAAAATCGCGGTCGATTTTATTAACGACAACGATTGGAGTCAATTTTTGCTCAAGCGCTTTTTTCAAAACAAATCGTGTTTGCGGCATGCAGCCTTCATAGGCATCCACGATTAAAAGTACACCGTCAACCATCTTCATGATACGCTCCACTTCTCCGCCGAAGTCAGCGTGTCCTGGTGTATCCAAAATATTGATGCGCGTATCTTTATAGTTAACCGCCGTATTCTTCGCCAAAATGGTAATACCGCGTTCTCTTTCAAGATCATTTGAATCCATTGCTCTTTCAGCGACCTGCTCATTTGAACGGAATGTACCCGCTTGTTTTAACAACTGGTCAACCAATGTTGTTTTACCATGGTCAACGTGAGCGATAATCGCTATATTCTTAATATCGTTTCTGTATTGCAACCTATTTCAACTCCCAGTTTTTATGCATATTGTAACCAACCTTCCCATTATACCATACTGAAAGTAGAAAACCGCCAACATTTTGTGTACAATGATGAATAAGATTGGAGTGTGATACTTGTGAATATTAAAATTGTTTTCTTGGCATTATCCATATTAGCTGTAGTCAGTCTTTCAGGAATTGCCATTTCCATATCAACTGAAAGCATTCTCTTAAGCGTAGTAAGCTTAGTGGCTTTCATAGTCGTTATGGGAAGCGGTTTTACCCTCAAAAAGCGATGGAGAGAAAAACTTTAACAATAATTAGGCAATTCTCCCACATTTTATTTCTTTTTGCAACATAAATGCATTCCTGCACCAAAATAG
This genomic interval carries:
- a CDS encoding DUF5325 family protein, with protein sequence MNIKIVFLALSILAVVSLSGIAISISTESILLSVVSLVAFIVVMGSGFTLKKRWREKL